The following DNA comes from Castanea sativa cultivar Marrone di Chiusa Pesio chromosome 10, ASM4071231v1.
CTAATAATCCATTTATAGCATTGTATTGGGATTTTCTGCAACCAGAATAATTGGAAATGTTCAAATTAGCTCCCTCTTTTCTCTTCTCAGTGAATGAACGGGTCAGTGGGCAATTATTTCCACTTAGAGTTGAGGACAAGCTGTTGCTtatctagaatttttttatcttaGACTCCGGATATGTCAATTCCCTCTAGTTCCTAGTTCAACTAGTTACACTGTATAAGAAACTACAATTGTTGAATTGCAATTTTCGGCTGTTCAGAGAATAAGGATGAATTTTACAGTCGGGATCATATAATCTTGTTGTTTTAAGCATAGGAATTGGTGATCTCTAAATTGTGCAAGAGTAaacatttaatataataaagtaGTACATAAACttcttttgataaataaagTACATAAACTTCAAGTCTCGAACTTGAAGATTGAAGGCAAAACACCATAAACTTCATGCCTCCAACTTGATGATTGAAGGCAAAACACTAGTAACAACTCGTTAAGGCTCCTTAAAAGCATAGTTTCCCACATTGAAGTGGGAGATTGTAACACTGAACTCAAAACACACAGGTCAAAGGGCATgcttatttaagaaaaattaaaatagagtaGCAGGCTGCAGCTAACTCCTTAGTGCTTCTTTCGCAAGGCTTGGACCTTCAACCAAGCTGGCCTTGCTGTGATATCAGCTACCCATGCACTGACATGGGGGCGTGAATCAAAGAGCTTTTGAGATTGTGTGCCCAACAAGTATTGAAGAGTTGGAAGGTGATGTAAATCTGCCAAGGTGAAGCAGTCACCTCCCAAGTATTTTGAATGAGCCAGTCGGTTCTCATAGACATCAAGAACCTTAGCCAGCTTAGCTTCATTTTCCTCTACAATTGCTTTGTCTGTAACCATGCCAAGCATTGGCTTTATTCCCAGCTCCCAGACTAGCTTTGAAGCTACTGGGTCATACTGTTGGGCCTCCACCTCCATCCAAACCAATGTGATTGCCATCTTCTTGGAGTCTTGGTGTATCAGTTGGGTTCCCTTGCCAGCATACTCGTAGGCAACGTATTTGGTAATTGCCCTTGATTCTACATTAAAAAAGGTCGAAGCATGAGAATCAAACCAATTATATGCATCCATTAAGAGTATGTTTGATGGTgggaatatataaatattttagtagATAATTAATGTTTGCCTATTTCATGTAAACTTTACCAAAGAGCTTCAGATCTCCATCTTCTAAAGCTGGAACTTGACCAAATGGCTGCATAAACAAGTATATGTAAGATATTATAATGATTATGTTAGGAAATACAAAGATTGGAAAGGCAATATAATACATAATCCTAAGCAGTAGAGGTACATGAATGTTTAGATTCCTTACATTGAGAGACAGGAAATGATCTTTTTTATGTTCACCAGTGCTCATATCTACAGAAACAAACTCAAATTCAAGCTCTTTCTCATAAAGGATAACTAGAACTCGGTTTGTAGCTGTTGAGATAAGGCTTCCATGGGCTTTGATGGCTGCCATGACTGCTGAATTAGATTGATGAGAAACAAAGAAGAGATAGAGAAAGGAATAGATGGCTTATAGCAATGAGGGAAGTGGTTATACTTTATAATGTATTTTCCAAGTTGGGTGAGTTGCAAATAGGCTTTCTAGAATGCTCTATTTGAAAAGTCTATCAAACTGTGAATTTGCAATCTAATCCTGGACAAAGTCGTGGAAAACAGCCTAGAAATTTCGTGGCAGCTTGTTACATACACAATGATTCAACCTGCCCCATCCCTTCTAGTTTATTTCGATAGAAAATGAGAATGGTACAACTTTATTAGTTTGAACGGTCAAGTAAGCAGTACTATTTAGTCTATTTTATGTAGAAATAGATATATTTTAGTCAAAAGGTATCTGAATCAGGCTCTCAGTGGCTTCTAGGATGTTACATAAGCTCTTAAAGTCAGTCACAACCTCAATCAATGTGAGAGACTTGAGTGTCCAGTTAAAGGGGTATTAACTTTAATTTAGTTTAatcataattaaattatttaagcagttaaattttaaatgaattggcTAGAATAGCATGAATTGATCAGAGAGGCTAAAAGCCGTTCAAAATTTTgcgataaagtaaaaaaattgatataaaacaATTTCTTAACAGGTACTTACGGTGCCGactatttattttactttggaTTACATGGACACTAGGATCCAAATCTAGGCGAGTCCCACAGCCACAGGACATAATGGACACGTTTTTCTTCAGCCTGGTGCAGAAGATAATGTTAGAAAAGGACGACTTTGTAGACGGAAGAAGCAGTGTAATACAGCCAAATAGGCAATGACTTTAGAGAACCGAGAATATAATGCAAAGGCAAaagatttgttgggtttttaTTAGTTATTGGTCCACAGTGCTGTTGACTCGTTTATCTTTTAGTCTTTTGGGGTGCTCCATCCATTCAGTAACATACGTTCCTTTCTTAAATGaactaatataaaaaaaggatCAATATCTAGAAACAGAGCATATTCGTAGCATATTCTCGGGTGTACAGCATTATTCCTAGCAAAATATATTTGTCctactatcaaaaaaaaaaaaaaaaaaaaaagagggaaagactGATTTAACTTTTTCTTGTCTACAACTTGGTAATGTCATTAATATTGTAGATAAgaaggaaactttttttttttgttttttttgacaatagataaGAAGGAAACTTgagtattaaaaatataaacttagaCACTGGTTACCAATTCATCGAGATTCTCTTGCTTTGAAAATGATGTTATAGTCAGTTATTAAAATCATGTTATTAACCAGACTTTCACCTCGTTTTCTTTGTTAACAAAGTTTGTATCTTATTATTCATTGGTTGGGATTTGGATCATATGGGGTAGGTATAAACCAAGGGTTATGTTAAAAAATAACCCTTGGTTTATACCTAGAGTAGAAGGGGCTATTTGTTGTGTCCATCCCATGGGGCAACTTATGAGAGATTTACCCTTTATTCAACCAAgtggtttttgttgttgataaccACAAGGATCAAAATGAAAATCTGTTGAAAAGTCAAGCACTAAATTAAATGTTTTCAATACATCAAGACCAAAATGAAACGAGACCTAAAATATGAGGATCAAATAAATTAGGAGTTTTTTAACTAGCGAGTCGACGCCTACCTAACCCATTGAAATGGTGGGTTGAGTTAACCCATTGGTCACacggttgattttttttctttggctatCTGACCCTGTTTAAAGTAATGTCCATTCTTACGCTTATTGCTCCaatgttcttttctttatttcctttcttttttattgttttttattcacAGATTCTTTCTTCATAAAGTCAAGGCTtgaaataaacttaaaaatttatatattatttaacttttatttatatgtgttttttttttaattcttttttatttgtattgaaaGGATGATAAAGACAATAATATTGAGTTTCTTTGCAATAAAAAATGCATGTCGTACTAAGTTGATTTGATTTTCAAAAGATTAGGTAAAGGCCATGAACGTTGTAAACTATTTAGGTTATCAGCACAAACACGATTTAACCTAAACCTCATCAGCTTGAATCAGAATATTATCAATCCAACTTGTTTACTAAGTTCTCGTGTGTGCGTGGGCatacgcatatatatatatatatatatatatatatatatatatatatatatatatatatatatatgattaatagtgaatctaatttcattattattgtgGATAAGACCTCAAAGAAACTTTGTGGTTTGCCTCCAGCCTGCAGTTTCAATGGGGATTAAGATGAACTAGGAGGGTTTGACACTTCAATTCATCTAAATTCTCACTTGCATTTAATAAAAGTGCCCTTGTTTTTTGCAGTTATTCATGTCATCTTTCACCTTCTTTTATCCGTTAACAAAATTTGTACTTTGTATTATTGTGATTGCCTTATTGGCTGGATGGGAAGTGGATCACATGGAGTAGGTATAAATCTTGAAATGAACCTGAGGAGCGTGCATATGGATTATTAGTGCAACAAGTCTCATTGCACTGGCATAGGAGTTTTAAATAGTGCATAAACTTGATGCTTTCAACTTGAAGACTGAAggcacaacaacaacaacaacttgtGAAATCAAACTCTAGAAACATACAAGGCTCCATTGAAAATGGCAGACTGCGaacattaaaatcaaaatacatGTAGTAAAAGCACACATACATATAGTCGATAGCAAAGAGTAGTCGCCAGGGTCAATAGCAGTCCATTCCTTACTGTTGGCTTTGCAAGGCAAGGGCCTTCAACCAAGCTGGCCTTGCTGTAATGTCTGCTATCCAAGCACTCACATGGGGGCGTGAATCAAAGAGCTTTTTAACTTGTGTCCCAAACAAGTAATGCAAAGTGGGCAAATGGTGCAAATCCGCCAGGGTGAAGCAATCGCCTCCCAAGTATTTTGACTGAGCTAGTCGACTCTCATAGATATCAAGGACCTTAGCTAGCCTATGTTCATTTTCCTCCACAATTGCTGTGTCTGCACTCATGCCAAGCAGTAATGGCTTATACACCAGCTCCCAGGCTAGTTTTGCAGCTATCTGTTCATACTGTTGGCTCTCCACTTCCATCCAAACAGACGTAATTGCCATCTTCTTAGAGTCTTGGTATATCAGCTGGGTTCCCTTGTCAGCATACTCACAGgcaatgtaatttgtaattgCCCTTGATTCTGAATTACAAAAGGTCAAAGCATGAGGATCATACTCATTAAATGCATCCATTATGCTTGAACGGAAAGAGAGGAGAGTGATAAACTAACCCTTGTCCCAAAACCTAATACTGCTAATGGAAGTTTCAATTTTACGAGTGAGAAAAGGGAAATTGATTTGAGATATATTAATGCCTTTCTCCCCGGTCCAAACAAGAGCAAAACTAGAACTATTAACTAATGTCTACCAATTGCATATATACTAACCAAAGAGCTTGAGATCTCCATCTTCAAAAGCTGGAACTTGACCAAATGGCTGCATAGACAAGGAAATGTTAGCTAGACTCAAAAAGattataacaacaacaaaataattgAACCTATTTCATTGTTGTTTTTCTTGATGGTTATAATGAATAATGGGTTTTTTGTACTTGAtcctaaaaaagtaaaatttcctTACATTGTGGGTCGACAGGAAGTGTTCTTTTTTATGTTCACCAGCACTCATGTCTATAAGAACAAATTCATGGTCAAGCTCTTTCTCATAAACGGTAGCGAGAACTCGCAGTGTATTTGTTGAGAGAGGGCTTCCATGGACTTTGATAGCTGCCATGATGGGGAGAATGGTTATATGGTCAAGAACAAAGAGCAGACAGAGCAAGCAATATACCACAGGCCTCATCTGATCCATTTATATATTGGTATATGAAAGAATAGTTTATGCCAGacatatattagcccattagcataagctcTAACTTAATTCTACTTTGTATACAAGTCAAGTCTCTTACTTAtgctagaagtctattagtctaaggtttaatctattatatatacttatgtTTCACTGTAACAAAGattttgtactacactcttatttAATGAAGATGTAACCCTTAAGGGTTTTCTCTACGTAGACCATAAGGCTGAACCACATAATCGTAATATTCTTGTGTTTCtattttatgtttctctcttctGCATCGGTTTAAATTGGTATTTGGAAGGAAGGGTAAGATCATAGAATAgtcccttatttatttattttggccGAATGAGAATTCTTAATCCTGGCAAAGGTCAAGAGAAACAGAAAGTTGAAAGTGGCAGGTGATTACGTATTGGATGATTTGTTTTATCAACCACTATTATTGGTTTGGTGGCCTTTCAACTACTATATTATGCCGACCAAAACAAGTGGTTTTATTTTACTGGTGAGCATCAGGACCAAATTAGTAATATTTTACTTgcaaattgataaattttagcCAAAGCTCCAGTGGcttaaaaaattcaacaatcTACTTCGTGGAAAACGTTTATCTCTGTACTcttcttatataattttattatatctttcATCTTTCATCTTTcatgtttgtaaaattttaaaaagatcaaagatcaataactatgcgATCAActacatgtttaaatttcaaatttttgtaatataaatttATGCATAGAAAATAAGTTTACAGAttgaatattaaataattttcaatttaaacaaaatttgacatatatgttaaaaatatataataataaaaaaatgtaatctaacggttagatttttaaatatatatatatatatatatatatatatatatatatgagataaatttgtaaagtttttctTCAAACAAGTTTAGAAATAAACATTTTTCCCAATTTGTTACATATGCTCTAATGTTAGGCTGATGGCAATATAATCATCAAAGTAGTTTGCAAGGGGGCCAAAACTGGCTAAATCCACTTAGTATAGTGGAGTCAGGTTTAGAAGGCCCAAAACAATTAATTTGTTAGAGTATGGGCTTCTGAGGTCAATTTTAATGCGCCTTTATGGTCAAATTGCCACGTTAATAGCAAAAAAGCTGAATGAATCACCAAAGAGAGACTAAATTAGGGATTAACACTTCCTCGGGTCTAGCCGAGGTGCACATGTTCATATAAAGTTCAAGTCTCACATATACGATTATGTTACAcagtttatctattttctttcaatttctcATCCCCTAATTTGGAGTGGTTTCCTTTCCTTATATAGTCAATCGAATTGCATCACAACCCTCCACTTGTATAGTCATGGGCCTTCCTTTGGATACTTATCCTATCAGGGTTGTGCTGGAGGTAGTAGAGTGTGCTGCAAGCTGTGAGGCTACTATTGAGGAATCATTCTTTTATTAATGCGACTAGCTAAGTTGGTacaatgcattaaatgtggAGGTGATAATTACTTTATCTGgatattttccttcttctttgctTACATGTCTCTACCATCTTTCTCGGTATCCAATTTCCTAGTTCAAGTGGCTTGCTCAATAATTCCCAAGGAGCACTCACTATTCAGGCTCCTTGGAAGGTTTGCCTCTTCGTCTTTCCTCCTCAGACTAGGCCCTCGAGCTCTATTTCATACTCGGGTTTTACCCCTCCCACACAACCAATTGCTTAATACAAGGTAATGACTTGGTCTGCATTCATTCTTCCAATGTAGTGAACCCGTTCATCTATTACTCTTGTTCTCTGATCATACAATGTTTTTACACTCTTTCCTttaatctaatttatttatttttttataagttgtaACTTGTACTTacactcaaaaaaatatttaagaataatGGTGTTGAGGTGGTACGCTTGTTTAAGTTTGACTTTCGCACTAAGTAATGTAAATGGGTTACTTAGTactaaaattgaataaattaaattaattagacTAGGTCGTgcaaaattaggaaaaaaaaaattagaaattgaaaattagaaaattttctttcagcaaaaaaaaaaggcaaaaattaGAAATGCATTTGAATTCAATATAGATTCTGATTATGCTTTGACTTTAATAAAACTAGAATATAACTTCTATAGTGAGCCGCACAATGTGCGGGGTACCTTCTTTGTATATTCTTCAAGAATTTTACTATATTTATTTGATGTTTACATAACTaatttttatgaacaatttaaatagtaaaatttggttatattttttttttaaataactaaaagattaccTAATTCTATTGATAGAGTATGTATCTTGAATTATAAATTTCCCAAGTTTTAGAACAACAGAAATTgtacatttgaaaaaaaaaaagtgtaaattattttttaaaacttggaTTTTTTGGTATATTTCACTTAAAACTTaaactttcaattttattttcagaatcaaaattttttttatttaaacttcaaatttttttaaaaaaactttcagttcttaaattttaaattttaaatcatgtATCTTCCAGACTTTCACCTTGTTTTCTCTGTTGACAAAGTTTGTATATGGGAGTAGGTATAaactaatattaaaaatttattttagttagtCGGTTGGTATAAATCAATACTTTAGTTCATCTCGTTTAAAATCTCGTCTCATTCTTACTCTTTCACCTGTGATTTTGGCCCACATATAaacaaatcattattttttttctaaacctcttttttttttcttttcttttttccttctttactttcattaaaaatgtgtttttcttgtttACCTTACTcacatttgattttttgtttccattaagaatgtgtttttttttaattaaaaaatgacatgttGTTTATTTTACCTTCTTTTCCAAATAAATAACCGCACACGTAGCCCATTGAAATGGTGGGTTGAGTTAACCCATGGATCACATGGTTGatgttttgttttccttttcttttctttttttggctttttgatcttttttttttttagagttacgtTCAAACTatgtaaacttaaaaatttatatattattttacttttatttttatgtgcttttgttcatttcttctttttatttgtattaaaaGGATGACAAAGACAAtaatattgaatttatttttttattttgtattttttttattgcatgtaaaataaatacaagtcgTACCAAGTTGAGATGATATTCAAAAGAGCAAGTAAAGTTCATAGACATTGCAAACCGTTTACGTTACCGGCACAAACACGATTTaacctaactttttttttttttagaatgcgACTTAACCTAACTTGATTAGACTGAATCTGAATATAATCAACCCAATTTGTTTACTAAGTCCTTGTACCAAGTTCATTATTCTTGTGAATAAGACCTCAAAGAAACTTTATGATTATATTTTACTAAGTCCTCTAGCCTGGGAAATGAAATAAACTTGGATTGTTTGACACTTCAATTCATCGAGATTCTCACTTGCATTTAATGAAAGTGCCAATTGTTCTGTTATTCATGTCatattttaccttcttttttctgttactttgtagtttgtattattGTTATTGCCTTATTGGCTGGGATGAATCACATGGAGTAGGTATAAATCTTGGAGTCCTTGACTTGTGTGAATTATGAATTTTCACGCACtattgaacattttttttgcatttcAATAGGGCATAGTCCCTAGCTACGTCTATCTGATctaaatggagagagagagagagagagagagagagagagagagagagagaagggggggggggggggggattaaACTAAGTTTGAGTAACGTGGGACATGAACCTGAGGAGCATGTCTATGGATTATTAGTAGTGTATAAACTTGATGCCTTCAACTTGAAGATTGACGACACAACAACAATGACAACTTGTGAAACCAAACTCTAGAAACACACAAGCCTCCACATTGGAAATGGCAGACTATGaacattaaaatcaaaatacatGAAGTCAAAAGCACACATGCTTCTTGGAGACAAATGACCAGAGAGTAGTCGATAGCAATCCATTCCTTACTGTTGGCTTTGCAAGGCAAGGACCTTCAACCAAGCTGGCCTTGCTGTGATGTCTGCTACCCAAGCACTCACATGGGGGCGTGAATCAAAGAGCTTTTTGACTTGTGTCCCAAACAAGTAATGCAACGTGGGCAAATGGTGCAAATCCGCCAGGGTGAAGCAATCACCTCCCAAGTATTTTGACTGAGCCAATCGACTCTCATACACATCAAGAACCTTAGCTAGCTTAGCTTCATTTTCCTCCACAACTGCAGTGTCTGTACTCATGCCAAGCAGTGGCTTTATTGCCAATTCCCAGCCTAGCTTTGAAGCTGCTGGGTCGTACTGTTGGGCCTCCACTTCCATCCAGACAGATGTAATTGCCATCTTCTTAGAGTCTTGGTATATCAGCTGGGTTCCCTCGACAGCATACTCACAGGCAACGTATTTATTAATTGCCCTTGATTCTGAATTACAAAGGCTTAAAGCGTGAGGATCATACTAATTAAATGCATCTATTATATTTGAACGCATAGAGAGGAGAGTAATAAACTAACACTTGTCGCACAAATTTAAATTGCTAATGAAAATTTCATGAATTTAACGAGTGAGGAAAgggaattctttttttttttttgttgagaaatgtGAGGAAAGGGAAATTGATTGAAATATATTAATGTCTTTCTTCCCCGTCCAAACAAGAGCTAAACCATAACTAATGTGTACCAATTGCATATAGACATACCAAAGAGCTTGAGATCTCCATCTTCAAGAGCTGGAACTTGACCAAATGGCTGCACAGACAAGAAAATGTCAGATTCAAAATTattacaataacaacaaaataattGAACCTATTTCATTGTTGTTTTCGTTCATGATTATAATGAATAATGGGCTTATAGGGAATAGAAGGATTGGATTTTTCTACTTGATCCCAAAAAAGTTCGAGACACATgaatgtttttagtttccttacATTAAGGGACAGGAAGTGTTCTTTCTTATGTTCACCAGCTCTCATGTCTACAAAAACAAACTCATGGTCTATCTCTTTCTCATAGACGGTAGCGAGAACTCGCATAGCAGCTGTTGAGAGAGGGTTTCCATGAACTTTGATCGCTGCCATGATAGGGGAGGATGGTGATATGATCAAGAACAAAGAGGAGATAGAGCAAGCAATATACCACAGGTCTCATCTGAtccatttatatatacatatatattggtatttgaaataataatttatactttttatatCGGCATTTAAAGGGTAGGTTagcaaaatttttcacaacttcttGTCATAATTGTGATATGACAAAATGTAattagtgaaaaaaattattggtcCATATGTAAGTGATGATTAACCATTCTCAATCTGCTACATCAAAGTGAGTTTTAGTTatctcaattggtaaagtctctaatggttgaatatataaaaaatttggagttcaattcctgcctataccaaaaaccaattgaaaccaTAAATTAGAActctcttaaaaagaaaaaatatatatttgctaCATTAAAGTTGTGgcgaaatttttttgaaataatttgtgattttaGAAATAATTCTTAATTAGTTGAAAGAGCGAGGCAGCTGATTACATATTGGACTTTTCAATTACTATTTTATTCCCGACCAAAACAAGTGGTAGTAACTAGTGAGCATAATGACCAAATTAGTAATATTTTATGTGCAAATTCATAAATTTTAGCCATTGAGCTCCCTGTGCTAGGCTGTCTGTGGCTTAAAAAATTCAACCACAAAGGCTCCGGTTTTGTTACATATGCTCTGATATGATATCACTAACCCCAGCCCCCGAAGAAAAATAATGCTAGCTGATCGCTGCCACATGTggcttaaaaaaattcaaccacCAGTTTATTCTTGGTATTGATGTGTATGGTTGTTCCCCTTGCAATGAAAGCTTCGTAAAATCATTACAGTTGTCCTCTTAATGGATGACCGTTATATTCGTACTCGTCAGAATGTATTAAGATATATAAACTCGAAATATTAAGGGTTGTTTGGTATGCATGCTCAAacttacattttaaacaactttacacactttttcacctacacaaatttcaaaaaactacacaaatctcatctcaaactactctaccaaacaccccctaaacttATCATTTTTAACGTAATTATCATTTAGTGTACCAACAtagtttcaatttatttttatcaaatgttTGTTGCACTATTAATGAGTAAATTCTCACCGGGTGTGAATGGATCCAAAAGATAGTTGCTTCCATCAACTATTAAGGCCTCGTCGTAATTTCTAAGGGGCATAGTTAggggaaattatattttttttcattataaattatatctcatttTATACTTTTTCCTTTGAAGTATAAACATGCATACTTGGCTTTACAAAGTTATAACTCTATTTTAATACCCTCTATGCTGACTATTTTCGTGTTAAGTATAACATGATTAGGTATTGAAAAACCAATATACCCCTTTACAAAACAGTTGGTAGAGAGATAAATTGGTCTTTTTATGCTAAatttcgtaaaaaaaaaaatatttgttaagaAATTAAATGTTACAAGGTTTTCGATTTGGAGGGTCTATCATGTGTTTTGATGGTTCAGAGGACAAAGTATAAATTGGGGTATAATTTAAGGTGGAAAAAATGTAGTTTCTATGATATACCAACTGATCTTAGACAAATATAGgtcaatttcaaatttgatataCCAATTGATTTTAGACAAATATAGGTCAATTTCAAAGTAGCCTCAAGAATCCATATAggatttactcaaaaaaaaaaaaaaaatccatatagGAACACTAACAAAAAACTAATCCAGATAGAAACTTCAGCAACATATGTTGTACTCTCAATAATCAAATCCTAAGGGCTAAGCCTAGTTATACACGTACGTTCAGAATGTTCAAGGTATCTCCTTTGTTTTTAGGACAGATTACAGTAAACTTATTTATAGTTTGGCTCGTTTTTACTTTGTCTGCCCATGgtttaaaacttaacactttATCCACCTATGTTTAGCTCTATTTGGTCTCTGTTATCTATCTCTGTTAAAAATAGGGATAGATAAGCTTTTTTGCTTATATTTCCTGTCTCTCCCctccaaaaacataaaaataacaaaaatatacaaagaaacaAGATCAAACAGGGGATTCGTAAAGAAACTAAAATAGATACAACTGAGTCTCAATTTTCATATGCttgatcctctctctctctctctctctctctctctctctcatatctctgatttctctctttcatctcttctctctccgTGGCATTGAGGAGACCAATTGGGCACCATAGTGAAAACCTAGCTAACCCAACATTGAGAAAGCCAATCAGATGAAAACCCAGCAACACCCAGAGTTAAGGAGGCCGATCGGATTGCGTCACTTTGTGggtttcattttttgtgttttgttttgttttgcctttgggttgtgggtttgaTCTGATTTTGGTGGTGTTGTGGCTTGTAGTGGTTGTAGATTGTGGGGCattcggtggtggtggtgggttctGATGGTGGTTGCTTGTGGGTTTGCATTGGATGTAGGTGGacgagagagaaagaaagggacAACAAGGAGAGAATTAGATTTGGGGGTTTTGAATGCGATAAGCGATTGAAGTTGGGATTATGTTgtcttgtttgatttttgatttcATGTTTATGATGTCTGGGAAATAATAATGGGCAGGACATATTGAAAGTTTCAAATCTGCACACAAAGACTAACAAGATTAACTCTACGgtaaaaaaagccaaaattgaTGAACCAATGAAAGGAGATGGAATTCCTTCAATACCAACAGCTATGTGGTTCAACATTCTTTCCaattatgttttgaatttttgtgtcATTTGCTCCTGCCAATGAATTGTAACTTCAAGTGTTTTTAAAGACATTCATGGctttgtttctttcattttttaagcATTCTTTCCCACTTCGTTTTCTTCGGCAACATCTCCAAGTATGTCATTTTCTACTATGGCAAGGAGATCTTCTAAACAGTAAATTCAACTTCCCAGCCCAAGCTCTTCCAAATAATTTGATTTGtaattgtttgaaattttatatgtaatattcatttatgtttttcaaaagaattcaAATCCTACCCTTTTGATTCGTGCTATGTTATGTTTTGGTGGTAAA
Coding sequences within:
- the LOC142613094 gene encoding glutathione S-transferase-like, whose translation is MAAIKAHGSLISTATNRVLVILYEKELEFEFVSVDMSTGEHKKDHFLSLNPFGQVPALEDGDLKLFESRAITKYVAYEYAGKGTQLIHQDSKKMAITLVWMEVEAQQYDPVASKLVWELGIKPMLGMVTDKAIVEENEAKLAKVLDVYENRLAHSKYLGGDCFTLADLHHLPTLQYLLGTQSQKLFDSRPHVSAWVADITARPAWLKVQALRKKH
- the LOC142613790 gene encoding glutathione S-transferase-like — its product is MAAIKVHGNPLSTAAMRVLATVYEKEIDHEFVFVDMRAGEHKKEHFLSLNPFGQVPALEDGDLKLFESRAINKYVACEYAVEGTQLIYQDSKKMAITSVWMEVEAQQYDPAASKLGWELAIKPLLGMSTDTAVVEENEAKLAKVLDVYESRLAQSKYLGGDCFTLADLHHLPTLHYLFGTQVKKLFDSRPHVSAWVADITARPAWLKVLALQSQQ
- the LOC142613096 gene encoding glutathione S-transferase-like, whose product is MDQMRPVVYCLLCLLFVLDHITILPIMAAIKVHGSPLSTNTLRVLATVYEKELDHEFVLIDMSAGEHKKEHFLSTHNPFGQVPAFEDGDLKLFESRAITNYIACEYADKGTQLIYQDSKKMAITSVWMEVESQQYEQIAAKLAWELVYKPLLLGMSADTAIVEENEHRLAKVLDIYESRLAQSKYLGGDCFTLADLHHLPTLHYLFGTQVKKLFDSRPHVSAWIADITARPAWLKALALQSQQ